Proteins from a single region of Neodiprion virginianus isolate iyNeoVirg1 chromosome 4, iyNeoVirg1.1, whole genome shotgun sequence:
- the LOC124301765 gene encoding EF-hand domain-containing protein 1-like isoform X1 yields the protein MESLPLVPGYTFRDPTIQDYKLKQKFSYFNGFRVVRDGNIGIGRRLIDTASSAFSGHPDPVEYDPSLTYGRVREYGYPQVIPNYVLFAQKCLNFKGFFRQGVFNSPNEHFRIRHVNIIYFLEDDTMSVMERPVDNSGLQQGRLVRRGKILKNTRGDAYTWKDLNVGINLSIYGIVYHTVDCDTFTREFLCSQGIDVGDKEEAPPDPYTQLRQSKSKAPSRLTPVSDDSRRRFLEYDTMVLKFEATWNNDYYQILYFLTDDTIAIREIHQLNDGKDPTTMLLKRTKVPKNWKGMPSTYPSIYMECGDPEVTEYYTPTDLRIGDTIFIFGRRFFLFDCDPFTRKYYSGMLGLVQPEKIQPPTEEPKTLPEYVPPPHIKFGTPEDTLAGCLSMLPKSPKKDVIRQIFNFPKKLRYSMKMDAVHPEDENRDFILEYNLNDGSMQISEPEKRNSGRRGGTFLSTMLVPKPGTNRDNPLYYTPEDFYIGAKINCFNHRFVINGADLYVYRYIKANPEKFCEELRDNMRNYFVRQGLIQDEIDSTSKRIQEEADRKRDLDPTIGSPFKDDFDTAPCVKQFAEQALHKYEGEHGEYRPPTPPPEELCPGLTKVEEPLPLENYCPLQKQEKSKQVLTQTKKQLKWADQIHRDKGGHPIISCQKELPECKTHIAQECVPPHYFKDRDRRFEVGQLMYEKASSPAKPDIPPSQPLFNRETGERTITMLHDKCRGPYPPV from the exons ATGGAGAGTCTACCCCTGGTCCCAGGGTACACTTTTCGTGACCCTACC ATCCAGGATTATAAATTAAAGCAAAAGTTCAGTTATTTCAATGGATTCCGTGTAGTACGTGACGGCAATATCGGTATAGGGCGGAGACTTATTGACACTGCCTCGAGTGCTTTTTCCGGTCATCCAGATCCTGTAGA GTACGATCCTTCGTTGACTTATGGTCGAGTAAGAGAGTATGGGTATCCACAAGTTATACCAAATTATGTACTCTTTGCACAAAAATGCTTGAACTTCAAAGGTTTCTTTCGTCAAGGTGTATTTAATTCACCAAACGAGCATTTCCGGATAAGGCATGTCAACATAATCTACTTTTTGGAAGATGACACAATGTCAGTAATGGAGCGACCGGTTGATAATTCCGGATTACAACAAGGTCGACTTGTTAGACgaggaaaaatattgaaaaataccaGAGGAGATGCATATACCTGGAAGGATCTAAATGTCGGCATAAACTTGA gTATATATGGTATAGTGTACCACACAGTCGACTGTGACACGTTCACCAGAGAATTTTTGTGCAGTCAAGGTATAGATGTTGGGGACAAAGAAGAAGCGCCGCCAGATCCATATACTCAATTGCGTCAATCTAAGAGCAAAGCCCCATCTCGTCTAACTCCTGTGTCAGACGATAGTCGAAGACGGTTCCTGGAATACGACACGATGGTTCTTAAATTTGAAGCAACCTGGAATAATGATTACTATCAGATCTTATACTTTCTTACTGATGACACAATAGCTATTCGTGAAATTCATCAATTGAATGATGGCAAAGATCCAACAACGATGCTTTTAAAGAGAACCAAAGTACCCAAAAACTGGAAAGGCATGCCATCGACATATCCATCAATTTATATGGAATGCGGCGATCCAGAAGTTACAGAATATTATACACCTACAGATCTCAGGATAGGTGAcactatatttatttttggacGAAGGTTTTTCCTCTTTGATTGTGATCCGTTcacaagaaaatattattccggTATGCTTGGATTGGTTCAgcctgaaaaaattcaaccaccTACCGAAGAGCCAAAAACTTTACCTGAATATGTACCTCCTCCACATATCAAATTTGGTACTCCGGAGGACACATTAGCTGGATGTTTAAGCATGCTCCCTAAGTCACCTAAAAAGGATgtaattcgtcaaattttcaactttcctaAAAAACTTCGTTACTCAATGAAAATGGATGCTGTGCACCCCGAAGATGAGAATCGCGATTTTATTCTCGAGTACAATTTGAATGACGGTAGTATGCAGATATCAGAACCAGAAAAACGCAATTCAGGTCGTCGAGGTGGTACTTTTCTTAGTACAATGCTTGTTCCTAAGCCAGGCACAAATAGAGACAATCCGCTTTACTATACCCCCGAGGATTTTTACATTGGAGCCAAGATCAATTGTTTCAATCATCGATTCGTTATAAATGGAGCtgatttatacgtatatcgtTATATTAAAGCAAATCCAGAGAAATTCTGTGAAGAGCTGCGAGATAatatgagaaattattttgtgCGTCAAGGACTTATTCAAGATGAAATAGATTCTACCTCCAAGAGAATCCAAGAGGAAGCTGATAGAAAGCGAGATTTGGATCCAACTATCGGAAGCCCATTCAAAGATGATTTTGATACAGCACCTTGCGTCAAACAGTTTGCGGAACAAGCTCTGCATAAATATGAAGGGGAACATGGAGAATATCGACCACCTACCCCACCTCCAGAAGAATTATGCCCTGGGTTGACAAAAGTTGAAGAACCTCTACCTCTTGAAAACTACTGTCCACTTCAGAAGCAAGAAAAATCTAAACAAGTTCTCACTCAAACTAAAAAACAACTTAAATGGGCTGACCAG ATTCATAGGGACAAGGGGGGACATCCAATAATCTCATGTCAGAAAGAGTTACCCGAGTGTAAGACCCACATTGCGCAAGAGTGTGTTCCACCACATTATTTTAAAGATCGTGATCGAAGGTTTgag GTGGGTCAATTGATGTATGAGAAGGCTAGCAGTCCTGCGAAACCTGATATTCCACCATCTCAACCACTTTTCAACAGAGAGACAGGAGAGCGAACCATCACAATGCTTCATGACAAATGTAGAGGACCATACCCACCCGTATAA
- the LOC124301765 gene encoding EF-hand domain-containing protein 1-like isoform X2, with protein MESLPLVPGYTFRDPTIQDYKLKQKFSYFNGFRVVRDGNIGIGRRLIDTASSAFSGHPDPVEYDPSLTYGRVREYGYPQVIPNYVLFAQKCLNFKGFFRQGVFNSPNEHFRIRHVNIIYFLEDDTMSVMERPVDNSGLQQGRLVRRGKILKNTRGDAYTWKDLNVGINLSIYGIVYHTVDCDTFTREFLCSQGIDVGDKEEAPPDPYTQLRQSKSKAPSRLTPVSDDSRRRFLEYDTMVLKFEATWNNDYYQILYFLTDDTIAIREIHQLNDGKDPTTMLLKRTKVPKNWKGMPSTYPSIYMECGDPEVTEYYTPTDLRIGDTIFIFGRRFFLFDCDPFTRKYYSGMLGLVQPEKIQPPTEEPKTLPEYVPPPHIKFGTPEDTLAGCLSMLPKSPKKDVIRQIFNFPKKLRYSMKMDAVHPEDENRDFILEYNLNDGSMQISEPEKRNSGRRGGTFLSTMLVPKPGTNRDNPLYYTPEDFYIGAKINCFNHRFVINGADLYVYRYIKANPEKFCEELRDNMRNYFVRQGLIQDEIDSTSKRIQEEADRKRDLDPTIGSPFKDDFDTAPCVKQFAEQALHKYEGEHGEYRPPTPPPEELCPGLTKVEEPLPLENYCPLQKQEKSKQVLTQTKKQLKWADQIHRDKGGHPIISCQKELPECKTHIAQECVPPHYFKDRDRRFEFLLPQFRWVN; from the exons ATGGAGAGTCTACCCCTGGTCCCAGGGTACACTTTTCGTGACCCTACC ATCCAGGATTATAAATTAAAGCAAAAGTTCAGTTATTTCAATGGATTCCGTGTAGTACGTGACGGCAATATCGGTATAGGGCGGAGACTTATTGACACTGCCTCGAGTGCTTTTTCCGGTCATCCAGATCCTGTAGA GTACGATCCTTCGTTGACTTATGGTCGAGTAAGAGAGTATGGGTATCCACAAGTTATACCAAATTATGTACTCTTTGCACAAAAATGCTTGAACTTCAAAGGTTTCTTTCGTCAAGGTGTATTTAATTCACCAAACGAGCATTTCCGGATAAGGCATGTCAACATAATCTACTTTTTGGAAGATGACACAATGTCAGTAATGGAGCGACCGGTTGATAATTCCGGATTACAACAAGGTCGACTTGTTAGACgaggaaaaatattgaaaaataccaGAGGAGATGCATATACCTGGAAGGATCTAAATGTCGGCATAAACTTGA gTATATATGGTATAGTGTACCACACAGTCGACTGTGACACGTTCACCAGAGAATTTTTGTGCAGTCAAGGTATAGATGTTGGGGACAAAGAAGAAGCGCCGCCAGATCCATATACTCAATTGCGTCAATCTAAGAGCAAAGCCCCATCTCGTCTAACTCCTGTGTCAGACGATAGTCGAAGACGGTTCCTGGAATACGACACGATGGTTCTTAAATTTGAAGCAACCTGGAATAATGATTACTATCAGATCTTATACTTTCTTACTGATGACACAATAGCTATTCGTGAAATTCATCAATTGAATGATGGCAAAGATCCAACAACGATGCTTTTAAAGAGAACCAAAGTACCCAAAAACTGGAAAGGCATGCCATCGACATATCCATCAATTTATATGGAATGCGGCGATCCAGAAGTTACAGAATATTATACACCTACAGATCTCAGGATAGGTGAcactatatttatttttggacGAAGGTTTTTCCTCTTTGATTGTGATCCGTTcacaagaaaatattattccggTATGCTTGGATTGGTTCAgcctgaaaaaattcaaccaccTACCGAAGAGCCAAAAACTTTACCTGAATATGTACCTCCTCCACATATCAAATTTGGTACTCCGGAGGACACATTAGCTGGATGTTTAAGCATGCTCCCTAAGTCACCTAAAAAGGATgtaattcgtcaaattttcaactttcctaAAAAACTTCGTTACTCAATGAAAATGGATGCTGTGCACCCCGAAGATGAGAATCGCGATTTTATTCTCGAGTACAATTTGAATGACGGTAGTATGCAGATATCAGAACCAGAAAAACGCAATTCAGGTCGTCGAGGTGGTACTTTTCTTAGTACAATGCTTGTTCCTAAGCCAGGCACAAATAGAGACAATCCGCTTTACTATACCCCCGAGGATTTTTACATTGGAGCCAAGATCAATTGTTTCAATCATCGATTCGTTATAAATGGAGCtgatttatacgtatatcgtTATATTAAAGCAAATCCAGAGAAATTCTGTGAAGAGCTGCGAGATAatatgagaaattattttgtgCGTCAAGGACTTATTCAAGATGAAATAGATTCTACCTCCAAGAGAATCCAAGAGGAAGCTGATAGAAAGCGAGATTTGGATCCAACTATCGGAAGCCCATTCAAAGATGATTTTGATACAGCACCTTGCGTCAAACAGTTTGCGGAACAAGCTCTGCATAAATATGAAGGGGAACATGGAGAATATCGACCACCTACCCCACCTCCAGAAGAATTATGCCCTGGGTTGACAAAAGTTGAAGAACCTCTACCTCTTGAAAACTACTGTCCACTTCAGAAGCAAGAAAAATCTAAACAAGTTCTCACTCAAACTAAAAAACAACTTAAATGGGCTGACCAG ATTCATAGGGACAAGGGGGGACATCCAATAATCTCATGTCAGAAAGAGTTACCCGAGTGTAAGACCCACATTGCGCAAGAGTGTGTTCCACCACATTATTTTAAAGATCGTGATCGAAGGTTTgag TTTTTGTTACCTCAATTTAGGTGGGTCAATTGA
- the LOC124301770 gene encoding sodium-dependent phosphate transporter 2 isoform X2: MRKGILDVSLYEGHEKELMLGALSSLVGSGIWLMIATALRLPISGTHSIVGATVGFSLVCRGTAGVKWVALGSIAASWFASPVLSGLVSASIFLTLRKTVLQASKPLDRGLRILPLAYGLTIATNVLSVAHDGPKLLKLDNIPWWGSIIAAVTSGLLSAFVVYTFVVPWQRKRILLASDGVGGATEFDACDRKETTALSVIAPAPSSSKNSEETPKLRGNTSASPLLLTVGADVEGPSVEAGRDDEEPVEVSKLFSFLQVLTAAFGSFAHGGNDVSNAIGPLIALWAVYADGSVRQETETPLPILLYGGLGISVGLWIWGRKVIRTLGQDLARITPASGFTIEVGAALTVLLASKAGLPVSTTHCKVGSIVCVGWVSRGGGGVSWALFRNIAFAWLITVPVAGLLSAACMAVFRQVLTV, translated from the exons ATGCGCAAAGGCATACTCGATGTGTCACTGTACGAGGGACATGAGAAAGAACTGATGCTCGGTGCACTTTCTAGTCTTGTTGGTTCAGGTATTTGGTTGATGATTGCAACTGCCTTGCGTCTTCCTATTTCTGGGACTCATTCGATTGTTGGCGCAACTGTTGGCTTTTCACTTGTATGCAGAGGCACTGCAGGG gTAAAATGGGTGGCTCTTGGAAGTATAGCAGCTTCTTGGTTTGCCAGTCCCGTACTAAGCGGCCTAGTGTCagcttctatttttttaacactgagaaaaactgttttacaAGCTAGCAAACCCTTGGACCGAGGTCTCCGAATCCTCCCACTAGCTTATGGCCTAACCATTGCTACAAATGTACTCTCGGTTGCACACGATGGGCCAAAAC TGTTGAAGCTGGATAACATACCCTGGTGGGGTAGCATTATAGCCGCAGTAACTAGTGGTTTACTGTCCGCTTTTGTTGTATACACATTTGTAGTCCCATGgcagagaaaaagaatattactGGCTAGCGATGGTGTTGGTGGTGCCACAGAGTTCGATGCGTGTGATAGAAAAGAAACAACTGCGCTGTCAGTCATTGCTCCAGCTCCTTCATCTAGTAAAAACTCTGAAGAAACACCAAAGCTTAGGGGCAACACAAGTGCGAGTCCATTATTATTAACTGTTGGGGCGGATGTGGAAGGTCCGAGTGTTGAGGCTGGAAGAGACGATGAAGAACCAGTAGAAGTATCAAAACTCTTCTCATTTCTCCAAGTATTAACTGCTGCATTTGGAAGTTTTGCTCATGGAGGAAATGATGTTAGCAATGCCATAGGACCTTTGATTGCATTGTGGGCAGTCTATGCTGACGGTTCTGTTCGTCAAGAAACAGAAACTCCTCTGCCTATTCTTCTCTATGGAGGACTAGGCATATCAGTTGGACTTTGGATATGGGGGAGAAAAGTTATTCGAACACTCGGCCAAGATTTAGCACGAATTACTCCAGCTAGTGGATTTACAATTGAG GTAGGTGCAGCACTAACAGTTCTGTTGGCAAGTAAGGCTGGTCTTCCAGTGTCAACGACGCATTGTAAAGTGGGTTCGATCGTGTGTGTCGGATGGGTATCACGTGGCGGTGGTGGTGTGTCCTGGGCGCTATTTCGTAACATTGCCTTTGCATGGTTAATCACTGTACCAGTTGCAGGATTATTATCTGCTGCCTGTATGGCTGTGTTTAGGCAAGTACTTACTGTCTGA
- the LOC124301770 gene encoding sodium-dependent phosphate transporter 2 isoform X1 has product MAIPYDESLIWLVVVGFIVAFILAFGIGANDVANSFGTSVGAGVLTIVQACILATIFEIAGAVLIGYKVSDTMRKGILDVSLYEGHEKELMLGALSSLVGSGIWLMIATALRLPISGTHSIVGATVGFSLVCRGTAGVKWVALGSIAASWFASPVLSGLVSASIFLTLRKTVLQASKPLDRGLRILPLAYGLTIATNVLSVAHDGPKLLKLDNIPWWGSIIAAVTSGLLSAFVVYTFVVPWQRKRILLASDGVGGATEFDACDRKETTALSVIAPAPSSSKNSEETPKLRGNTSASPLLLTVGADVEGPSVEAGRDDEEPVEVSKLFSFLQVLTAAFGSFAHGGNDVSNAIGPLIALWAVYADGSVRQETETPLPILLYGGLGISVGLWIWGRKVIRTLGQDLARITPASGFTIEVGAALTVLLASKAGLPVSTTHCKVGSIVCVGWVSRGGGGVSWALFRNIAFAWLITVPVAGLLSAACMAVFRQVLTV; this is encoded by the exons ATGGCTATACCATATGATGAAAGCCTAATATGGCTAGTAGTAGTTGGATTCATCGTCGCATTTATATTGGCATTTGGAATTGGGGCAAATGATGTCGCAAACAGTTTTGGAACCAGTGTGGGTGCCGGTGTTCTGACAATAGTTCAAGCTTGCATTTTAGctacaatatttgaaatagCCGGGGCTGTACTCATAGGATATAAG GTATCTGATACAATGCGCAAAGGCATACTCGATGTGTCACTGTACGAGGGACATGAGAAAGAACTGATGCTCGGTGCACTTTCTAGTCTTGTTGGTTCAGGTATTTGGTTGATGATTGCAACTGCCTTGCGTCTTCCTATTTCTGGGACTCATTCGATTGTTGGCGCAACTGTTGGCTTTTCACTTGTATGCAGAGGCACTGCAGGG gTAAAATGGGTGGCTCTTGGAAGTATAGCAGCTTCTTGGTTTGCCAGTCCCGTACTAAGCGGCCTAGTGTCagcttctatttttttaacactgagaaaaactgttttacaAGCTAGCAAACCCTTGGACCGAGGTCTCCGAATCCTCCCACTAGCTTATGGCCTAACCATTGCTACAAATGTACTCTCGGTTGCACACGATGGGCCAAAAC TGTTGAAGCTGGATAACATACCCTGGTGGGGTAGCATTATAGCCGCAGTAACTAGTGGTTTACTGTCCGCTTTTGTTGTATACACATTTGTAGTCCCATGgcagagaaaaagaatattactGGCTAGCGATGGTGTTGGTGGTGCCACAGAGTTCGATGCGTGTGATAGAAAAGAAACAACTGCGCTGTCAGTCATTGCTCCAGCTCCTTCATCTAGTAAAAACTCTGAAGAAACACCAAAGCTTAGGGGCAACACAAGTGCGAGTCCATTATTATTAACTGTTGGGGCGGATGTGGAAGGTCCGAGTGTTGAGGCTGGAAGAGACGATGAAGAACCAGTAGAAGTATCAAAACTCTTCTCATTTCTCCAAGTATTAACTGCTGCATTTGGAAGTTTTGCTCATGGAGGAAATGATGTTAGCAATGCCATAGGACCTTTGATTGCATTGTGGGCAGTCTATGCTGACGGTTCTGTTCGTCAAGAAACAGAAACTCCTCTGCCTATTCTTCTCTATGGAGGACTAGGCATATCAGTTGGACTTTGGATATGGGGGAGAAAAGTTATTCGAACACTCGGCCAAGATTTAGCACGAATTACTCCAGCTAGTGGATTTACAATTGAG GTAGGTGCAGCACTAACAGTTCTGTTGGCAAGTAAGGCTGGTCTTCCAGTGTCAACGACGCATTGTAAAGTGGGTTCGATCGTGTGTGTCGGATGGGTATCACGTGGCGGTGGTGGTGTGTCCTGGGCGCTATTTCGTAACATTGCCTTTGCATGGTTAATCACTGTACCAGTTGCAGGATTATTATCTGCTGCCTGTATGGCTGTGTTTAGGCAAGTACTTACTGTCTGA
- the LOC124301774 gene encoding Golgi SNAP receptor complex member 2, with protein sequence METLYHQTNKLVQETQHSFSQLEKKHSDLDLQAIEHDIQSKINLINSNCERLDILCMKGPVSQRQNAKMRVDQLKYDSRHLAAALNSWRSQLTRRQREETEREALLSKKFTPNDQIDIMIDHNLQHNSSLRNATHGMDDLIQHGSGILEGLRSQRSTLKGAHKRLVDIGNILGLSNTTMRLIEQRARQDGLILIAGMVFTCLIIVLVIIYLT encoded by the exons ATGGAGACCTTATATCATCAGACGAATAAGCTAGTGCAGGAAACTCAACATTCGTTTTCTCAACTGGAAAAGAAACATTCGGACTTGGACCTTCAAGCAATAGAGCATGACATACAGTCGAAGATAAATCTCATCAACAG TAACTGTGAACGACTTGATATTTTGTGTATGAAGGGTCCTGTATCACAGAGGCAAAATGCCAAGATGCGAGTGGACCAGTTGAAATATGATTCGCGGCACCTCGCTGCTGCTTTAAATTCGTGGCGAAGTCAACTTACTCGCCGGCAAAGGGAAGAAACTGAACGTGAAGCTCTTTTGTCTAAAAAATTCACCCCCAACGACCAAATAGATATCATGATAGATCACAATCTTCAGCATAATTCTAGTTTGCGAAATGCAACGCATGGTATGGATGACCTAATTCAGCATGGCTCTGGGATATTGGAAGGCTTAAGATCGCAAAGATCTACATTGAAAGGTGCTCATAAAAGACTTGTCGATATTGGAAACATCTTAGGGCTTTCTAACACAACGATGCGGCTTATTGAACAAAGAGCTCGGCAAGATGGATTAATATTGATAGCTGGGATGGTTTTTACATGTTTAATTATAGTATTAGTTATAATATATCTTACATAG
- the LOC124301766 gene encoding myotubularin-related protein 9 has translation MELSDFILVTKLDNVVLTDRSDGTDKNSSLDRTLCITGHHLILSSRQAVSQELLLLHRNIDVIEKKSNNQNPGGSIILKCKDFHIYQLDINSTEDLNNVTLSLEKLACLDQPLQYPFFYSPQPVNNSTVQVEDGWTAFAPVSEWSRLLATHADEWRICYLNRDYKVCNSYPSAVIVPRHIEDKIIVLAAKFRDGGRFPLLCYRHDGGSILMRSSQPLSGATGKRCKEDERLLNAVLGPGRRGYIVDTRSASQAQAAKNRGGGTEMDAAYPQWRKVHKAVPRSTDLAESFCKLIEACSDTKCSTSQWLSRLEGSGWLSAIQAALNAACVAAQCLHQEAAAVLVHGGAGRDCTLAVTSLTQAILNPDCRTVRGLQALVEREWLQAGHAFFSRTRHGPYHPPNSQSPAHAPTFLLFLDCLYQLHRQFQFSFEYTTDLLIELYKHAYCSSYGTFLGDSEAERIQLRLSERTASLWSHINQPDVLEKWLNPLYEPNPGVIWPSVAPISIELWMELYLLHTNAAPWKGSLSCAMHIKRKHSAIRKISGQLQSQIRKGIEEIHTNPDSSYGTANAEEHLRLAQMNLEPQST, from the exons ATGGAATTGAGTGACTTCATATTAGTTACAAAACTTGATAACGTTGTTCTCACTGATAGAAGCGATGGAACTGATAAAAACTCTAGCTTAGATAGAACGCTCTGCATCACTGGACATCATCTTATACTATCGTCAAGGCAGGCTGTTTCTCAGGAGCTTTTG CTCCTTCACAGAAACATAGATGTCATAGAGAAAAAGTCAAACAACCAAAACCCTGGAGGCAGTATTATTTTAAAATGCAAGGATTTCCATATCTATCAACTCGATATCAATAGTACAGAGGATTTAAATAATGTGACGTTATCTCTGGAAAAGCTGGCATGTTTGG aTCAACCTCTCCAGTATCCTTTTTTCTACAGCCCTCAACCTGTGAATAATTCCACGGTGCAAGTGGAAGATGGATGGACTGCATTTGCACCAGTTTCAGAATGGTCTAGACTATTAGCAACTCATGCCGATGAGTGGCGGATTTGCTACCTCAATCGTGATTATAAAGTCTGTAATTCGTACCCATCAGCCGTAATAGTACCACGGCATATAGAAgacaaaattattgtattagCAGCAAAGTTTAGAGATGGTGGACGATTTCCTCTACTCTGCTACAGACACGATGGGGGG agTATTCTCATGAGAAGCAGTCAGCCATTGTCTGGAGCTACAGGAAAAAGATGCAAGGAGGATGAACGACTTTTGAATGCTGTTTTAGGTCCAGGAAGACGAGg GTACATAGTGGATACAAGATCTGCCAGTCAAGCGCAGGCGGCCAAAAACCGAGGAGGAGGAACTGAAATGGACGCAGCTTATCCACAATGGCGTAAGGTGCACAAGGCTGTGCCACGATCTACTGACCTGGCCGAAAGTTTCTGTAAACTAATCGAAGCCTGCAGTGACACAAAATGCTCCACGTCCCAGTGGCTTTCTCGACTAGAGGGTAGTGGCTGGCTATCTGCAATTCAAGCAGCATTGAATGCAGCCTGCGTAGCTGCCCAATGTCTTCACCAAGAAGCAGCTGCTGTCTTAGTACATG GTGGTGCTGGCAGAGATTGTACTCTTGCTGTGACGAGTTTGACCCAAGCCATTCTAAATCCTGACTGTCGAACCGTGAGAGGTCTGCAGGCTCTTGTTGAACGAGAGTGGTTACAAGCTGGCCATGCTTTTTTCAGTCGGACACGTCATGGGCCTTATCACCCGCCCAATTCTCAAAGTCCAGCACATGCTCCCACCTTTTTGCTATTTCTAGATTGTCTCTACCAGCTACATCGCCAATTTCAATTCAGCTTCGAATATACAACAGATTTACTCATCGAACTTTATAAACATGCATATTGCTCAAGCTATGGAACGTTCTTGGGTGATTCAGAAGCAGAACGAATTCAGCTTAGATTATCTGAGAGAACGGCCAGTTTATGGTCACATATAAATCAGCCAGATGTTTTGGAAAAATGGTTAAATCCACTTTACGAACCAAATCCTGGCGTTATTTGGCCCAGTGTGGCACCTATCAGCATAGAATTGTGGATGGAACTTTACCTTTTGCATACAAATGCCGCGCCATGGAAAGGATCACTTTCTTGCGCCATGCACATTAAACGGAAGCATTCTGCAATTCGAAAGATCTCTGGTCAGCTTCAATCGCAAATCCGTAAAGGTATCGAAGAAATTCATACCAATCCAGATTCTTCGTACGGGACAGCGAACGCTGAAGAACACCTTCGACTAGCTCAGATGAACTTGGAACCTCAAAGCACTTGA